From the genome of Verrucomicrobiia bacterium, one region includes:
- the rpsC gene encoding 30S ribosomal protein S3, producing MGQKANPIGLRLPLTRDWRSKWYADKKDFGKLLNEDRSIRDLLKKRLESASVPKIQIERAATRCRITIFTARPGVVIGRKGSEIDKLKEELSKMTGKEIYVDIQEVKSPEIDAQLVAENVALQLERRVSFRRAMKKAVQTAMDFGASGIKIRCAGRLGGAELARVEKYHEGSVPLHTLRANIDYGFAEAKTVYGKLGVKCWICKGELKKEKAAPTPVVAAKE from the coding sequence ATGGGCCAAAAAGCTAATCCTATCGGCCTGCGTCTGCCGCTCACCCGTGACTGGCGCTCGAAGTGGTATGCCGACAAGAAAGATTTCGGCAAGCTGCTGAACGAAGACCGGAGCATCCGTGATCTTTTGAAGAAGCGTCTGGAATCAGCCTCCGTGCCGAAAATCCAGATCGAGCGCGCCGCGACCCGCTGCCGCATCACGATCTTCACCGCCCGTCCGGGTGTGGTGATCGGACGCAAGGGTTCGGAGATCGACAAGCTCAAGGAAGAACTGAGCAAGATGACCGGCAAGGAAATCTACGTGGACATCCAGGAAGTGAAGAGCCCGGAGATTGATGCACAGCTCGTGGCCGAGAATGTGGCCCTGCAGCTCGAGCGCCGTGTTTCCTTCCGCCGTGCGATGAAGAAGGCGGTCCAGACTGCCATGGATTTCGGTGCCTCCGGCATCAAGATCCGCTGCGCCGGCCGTTTGGGCGGCGCGGAACTCGCCCGCGTTGAGAAATATCACGAGGGTAGTGTGCCACTGCACACGCTCCGTGCGAACATCGATTATGGGTTTGCCGAGGCCAAAACGGTTTACGGCAAGCTGGGTGTCAAGTGCTGGATTTGCAAGGGCGAGCTGAAGAAGGAAAAGGCCGCTCCGACGCCAGTGGTTGCCGCGAAGGAATAA
- the rplV gene encoding 50S ribosomal protein L22, translating into MQVHAITKNIRMSAQKMREVVRQIQGLPALQAQAVLAVVPRKSARVVAKTLKSAIANAENNNGAKPENLMVREAVAQTASTLKRFTPKARGSAGPTLKRSCHVKIVVSDEK; encoded by the coding sequence ATGCAAGTCCACGCGATTACAAAGAATATCCGCATGTCCGCGCAGAAGATGCGTGAGGTGGTGCGCCAGATCCAAGGGTTGCCCGCCTTGCAAGCGCAGGCTGTGCTCGCGGTGGTGCCGCGCAAGTCCGCCCGTGTGGTGGCCAAGACCTTGAAGTCCGCGATCGCAAACGCGGAGAACAACAACGGCGCGAAGCCGGAAAATTTGATGGTGCGCGAAGCAGTGGCCCAGACGGCCAGCACGCTGAAGCGTTTCACCCCGAAAGCCCGCGGTTCGGCCGGACCGACCCTGAAGCGGAGCTGCCACGTAAAGATTGTAGTTTCTGACGAGAAATAG